The following are encoded together in the Desulfococcus multivorans genome:
- the gspC gene encoding type II secretion system protein GspC encodes MNITLTEKTYAVLINLFFVTMAAYLGVSAFYKGVTSGIDVADTPLSAKSSKSRQESVPFRPLSDYSVIEQRNLFKTGDLVRVSSASSPEQTDISELKETELKLKLWGTVSGEGEKTYAVIEDQQKRLQNLYRENDSIMNATIKRILREKVVLTVNGKDEVLAMEKTGSGEFPAGNTSLRAPAIPGIAGMLTSESQQISLNRQTISEAMNDLNGLMNQAKIRPHFRNGKPDGLTISRIQGDSIFARLGLRSGDIITSVDGQNIESVDDAMKFYNQLKSSSNVTLQVRRRGRPRQIEYTIE; translated from the coding sequence ATGAATATCACGTTGACTGAAAAAACCTATGCCGTGCTGATCAACCTCTTTTTCGTGACAATGGCGGCCTACCTCGGGGTCAGCGCATTCTACAAAGGTGTTACTTCCGGGATAGATGTGGCCGATACCCCGTTATCGGCCAAAAGTTCAAAGTCCCGTCAGGAATCCGTTCCTTTCCGTCCGTTGAGCGACTACAGTGTTATTGAACAACGCAACCTTTTCAAAACCGGGGATCTTGTCAGGGTTTCGTCCGCTTCCTCTCCAGAGCAGACCGACATTTCGGAATTAAAGGAGACCGAGCTAAAACTGAAGCTCTGGGGAACCGTAAGCGGCGAAGGAGAAAAGACCTATGCGGTCATCGAGGATCAGCAAAAACGCCTTCAAAACCTCTACCGGGAAAACGATTCGATCATGAATGCAACCATCAAACGCATTCTTCGGGAAAAGGTGGTGTTGACAGTGAACGGCAAGGACGAGGTGCTGGCCATGGAAAAGACGGGATCAGGCGAATTCCCGGCAGGAAATACATCTCTCCGAGCCCCGGCGATTCCAGGAATTGCCGGCATGTTAACAAGTGAATCCCAGCAGATATCCTTGAATCGCCAGACGATCAGCGAGGCCATGAACGATCTCAACGGCCTGATGAATCAAGCCAAGATCCGGCCTCATTTTCGAAACGGCAAACCGGACGGTCTCACCATCTCCCGTATCCAGGGAGACTCCATTTTCGCCCGGTTGGGGCTTCGCAGCGGTGATATCATTACCAGTGTGGACGGCCAGAATATCGAATCCGTCGACGATGCCATGAAATTTTACAACCAATTGAAGTCCTCTTCAAATGTCACTCTTCAGGTTAGGCGGAGAGGTAGGCCGAGACAGATTGAATACACGATCGAATAA
- the gspN gene encoding type II secretion system protein GspN encodes MFKKHKAWMCYGLYTAVVLIFFLYHLFPSKTIEANVISVFHQVHPGTALTIERISPVFPPGIKASGVVFGQGDPLQISLEQLRITPEIRTLFGSSPAFAIFGLCYDGHVKGRMILDRNGELTALHTDLAEIQIGRMAAVEHLSRTPVDGTLSGLIDFERSDAAGQFTASLTASTCRMDIEIPGASLKDLTFAEVNAKLAADDAATLRIEALSAKGSQINGNLSGTIRIKTPYPESGLDLVGSIKPHPSFISGLDSSISILFQNRGGNNTFPFIIKGTIASPEFLLQ; translated from the coding sequence ATGTTCAAAAAGCACAAAGCATGGATGTGTTACGGCCTTTACACAGCGGTCGTTCTGATTTTTTTCCTTTATCACCTTTTTCCGTCAAAGACGATTGAAGCCAATGTCATTTCCGTCTTCCATCAGGTCCACCCCGGAACAGCGCTCACCATCGAACGCATATCCCCGGTTTTCCCACCGGGAATCAAAGCATCGGGAGTGGTATTCGGCCAGGGAGACCCGCTGCAGATATCTTTGGAACAGCTGAGGATCACCCCCGAAATACGGACATTATTCGGATCTTCGCCTGCATTCGCCATATTCGGTCTATGCTATGACGGACATGTGAAAGGGAGGATGATTCTGGATCGAAACGGCGAGCTGACGGCGCTGCACACGGACCTCGCCGAGATTCAGATCGGTCGCATGGCGGCCGTCGAGCATCTTTCACGAACCCCTGTTGATGGAACGCTCTCCGGGTTGATCGACTTCGAACGGTCCGATGCCGCCGGTCAATTCACGGCCAGTCTTACGGCCTCGACTTGTCGCATGGATATTGAAATACCTGGCGCAAGCCTGAAGGATTTGACTTTTGCCGAGGTAAATGCCAAATTGGCGGCGGACGATGCCGCTACGCTTCGCATCGAAGCCCTGTCGGCAAAGGGTAGCCAGATAAACGGGAATTTGTCGGGAACAATCCGGATAAAGACGCCCTATCCTGAGAGCGGACTCGACCTTGTCGGATCCATTAAACCCCATCCGTCGTTTATTTCGGGTTTGGACAGTTCCATATCGATACTTTTTCAGAATCGCGGCGGGAATAATACCTTCCCTTTCATCATCAAAGGTACTATAGCCTCGCCTGAGTTTTTACTGCAGTGA